Proteins from a single region of Lepus europaeus isolate LE1 chromosome 4, mLepTim1.pri, whole genome shotgun sequence:
- the RIDA gene encoding 2-iminobutanoate/2-iminopropanoate deaminase: protein MSSLVRKVISTAKAPAAIGPYSQAVLVDRTVYVSGQVGLDPSSGKLVPGGVVEETKQALTNMGEILKAAGCDFTNVVKTTVLLADINDFTTVNEIYKQYFKSNFPARAAYQVAALPLGSRVEIEAIAVQGPLSIATL, encoded by the exons ATGTCGTCCCTGGTCAGAAAGGTGATAAGCACTGCAAaagccccagcggccattggtcCCTACAG TCAAGCTGTGCTGGTCGACAGGACCGTTTACGTTTCAGGACAGGTGGGCCTGGACCCTTCCAGTGGAAAGCTTGTGCCAGGAGGGGTAGTAGAAGAAACTAAGCAG GCTCTTACAAACATGGGTGAAATTCTGAAAGCTGCGGGCTGTGACTTCACTAACG TGGTGAAAACAACTGTTTTGCTGGCTGACATAAACGACTTCACGACTGTCAATGAAATCTACAAGCAGT ATTTCAAGAGTAATTTTCCTGCGAGAGCTGCTTACCAGGTTGCTGCTTTGCCCTTA GGAAGTCGTGTTGAAATTGAAGCAATAGCTGTCCAAGGACCTCTCTCAATAGCCACACTCTGA